TCTCGTGTGCAATACTCTTGATAAATAACCAAGAAAATACAAGACTGTATCTCCAACAAGAATGCCTCCAATATATGCTATTGCTAAATTGCTGCTATTGAGCTCATGAGAAAATAATGCATAAAAAAATGCAGCATCCTCACTGATAAAGGTTGTAAAAAATAAGCTTAAATATGGGTGTGCCATAATAGATTGTTTTATGGCTTCAAATAATGCTGTCATTTTAGTTTTATTAATTTTTTAGTTATTTGTATCTCTAAAGCTTATTAAGGCTAGGTTTCACAAAAGTCTTAATAAATAAACATTTTCAATAAAAACTTTATCAAACATAAGTTATTATTCTATATACAGTCTTTGGTGTAATAACATAGATCTAAATGCGATACCTCATATTTTATATTTTAATACTATTGTCATTGACGGCTTGTTTTCCCTATCAAAATCTGATTCATGAAAGCTCAGCCTCAGCCAAAAAAAGTCCTTTAAACCAATTTAAACATTTAAAATTTAAAAATAGAGACCTTAGCTATGTTTATTCTAATCCTGACCAACATAAGAATATTTTGGTTTTTGTCCATGGATCACCAGGATCATGGAAAAGTTTTTCTTATTATCTCAATAGCAAAAAACTCAAGGAAAATTTTGGTTTATTGGTCTTTGATCGCCCCGGTTATGGCACCTTTATAGATCAAGGTTCAGAAAAGTTATTGGGCAGTCAAGCACAGATGCTTAATGCCATCTTAAAAAAAGAGTTTAATTTAAATCATTCTATCACATTAATTGGTCATTCTTACGGTGGTCCCTTAATAGCAAAAATGGCTATTGAACTTGCAGACACCCTCAATATCAATACACTTTATTTTTTAGCTGCTTCAATGGACCCTGATTTAGAAAAAACCAAATGGTTTCAGTATCCCGCTCAATGGAAAATTTTTAAATGGCTTATACCCAAACCTTTAGTACACTGTAATGAAGAGATTCTTCACCTTAAGCAGGACTTATTAAAATTAAAGCCTCAACTAAAGTTATTGGCAAAAAAAAATATCTTGGTCTTGCATGGCAATAAAGATGATTTGGTTCCAGTAGAAAATATTTCTTATATGCAAAAACATATGCATATTTCCAATGAAAACATTACAATTTTAAATAAAGCAAATCATTTTATCCCTTGGTCACAGAGCAATCTTATTATTGAGAATTTATTAAACCTGATAGACAAAAAAAATATTTAACCAAGTCGTAAGACATGTGATAAGGCATTATTATGCACATGCACTCCCGGCATAAAAGTCAGCGTGTACTTTGGTTGGCATTATTTCTTAATCTTTTTGTATCTGCCTTAAAACTAATATATGGCCTTTGGTCTTCTTCTTTGTCTGTACTGGCTGATAGCGTACACTCTTTTGCTGACAGTGGGGCCAGTATTATTGGACTGGTATCCATCTACTTTGCTTCTCAACCAGAAGACGACAATCACCACTATGGTCATCAAAAATTTGAGACTTTGGCTATCTTAATCATTTCTTCACTGATCACTTTAACTGCTTGGGAATTATTTACCCATGCCATTGAAAAAATCATTCATGGATCAGAACCAAAATTTCACCCAATTGGCCTTGCCATCATGCTTATGACCATGACCATTAATATTTTACTCTCACGTTATGAACTTAGAAAAGCAAAAGAATACAACAGTGACATTCTTCATGCTGATGCTCATCATACTGCCAGTGACTTTTGGATTTCATTTAGTGTTCTTGTTGGCTTGGTATGTGTATACTATAAAATATATTGGCTGGATTCTCTATTAACCATATTCATTGCTTTATTTTTAGCTTATACTGCTTTCAAGCTTTTTAAAGAAACCTTATTGGTTTTATCTGATGCAGCTTTTATCAACATAGACGATATTTATGAGATTGCCTACTCAGTCAAAGGTGTCTTAAAATGTTACAATATTAGAACGCGTGGTAAAAAAGGTAGTGCTTTTGTTGATTTGAGTATTCGTGTAGATCCTAAAATGACCATCTATGATGCGCATAAATTGGCACACATCATTGAAGATAAAATCAAAGCCAACATTCCAGGTATATATGATGTTCTTATTCACACTGAGCCGCATGTTAAAGAAGTGCACACATGAAAAAAATCTCCCTTATTTTTTCTTGTTTCAACGAAGAACATAACCCATTTTTTATAAAAGCCTTAAAGCTTTATAGTTCCAATAAAAATCTTGAATTAATTTGTATTGACGGTGGTAGCACTGACAAAACATTATCTATCATTGAACAATATCCCAATATAATTTATGCGTCTCTTGCAAACAGCTCAAGAGCAGCTCGGCTTAACCTTGGCTTACAATATGCTACAGGTGATATTATTATTTTGCACCACCCACGTTCCATTCTCAGTTTAGATGCTTTTAAACAATTAGAATCTCTCAAATCTGATACGTGGGGCGGATTTACCCACTGTTTTGATCACAGTGGGTTATTGTACAGTTTTACCTCTTGGTACTCTAATCATATTCGTTTACGATATAAGCAAATTGTTTACTTGGATCATTGCATCTTTTTACACAAACAATTTTTAACCTATCAACCCTTGTTTGAAGACGTTAAAATTTTTGAAGACACCTTATTGTCCAATAAACTAAAACAATACGCTAAACCTATTTTATTGCCCGCAATTAGCACAACATCATCCATACGTTTTAAAAAAAATGGTCTATTCAAACAAGCCTTACTAAACCAAATAGCTAAAATATTATTTATTGTTGGGATTCACCCTAACAGTATTGATAAACTTTATGAAAAAAACTTATCCTTAAACTCTCGCTATCAAAAATAAACTTAAAAAGGATTCAGAAAAATTAAGGCAATACTTTAGTTAAGTATTGATAGGCATCTTCTACCGTATCTGTAAAGTGAATCAAGTCTATGTCTTTATCACTGATGGTGCCCCAATCAGCCATGGCATTCATATTCATCACATCATTCCAATATTCTGTACCATAAATAACCACAGGAATTTTTCGTTTAATCTTTTGAGTTTGCATTAAGGTCATTAATTCTGCTAACTCATCCAAGGTACCAAAACCACCTGGAAAAATCACCAAGGCTTTGGATTGATAGGCAAACCAATATTTACGCATAAAAAAGTAATGAAACTCAAAATTCAACTCCGGACTGATATAAGGATTGCTATTGGGTTCAAAAGGCAAAGAAATATTTAAACCAATGGATCTTCCTTTAGCTTGCTTTGCTCCCTTATTGGCGGCCTCCATCATGCCGGGACCACCTCCAGAACAAATATAATATTTTTGTTTTTTGCCGTGAGTTTTTTGTGTCCATTGCGTTAAACGTTTGGCTAAATCCACTGCGTCTTCATAATATTGGGCAAGCTTCACTTTTTTTTCTAGGCGATGAACTTTTTGTGCTTGTAGGGATGTAGGATTTTTTTTGTCCAATTTATTTAAAAACTCTTTTTGCTCTTTTTTTGCTTCTTTAAGTGGAATAGAACGCGCGGAACCAAAAAAAACAATGGTATCTTCTACGCCTTCTTTGGCCAAAGCTTCTTCAGGCCCTAAGTATTCTGCTAAAATTCTAAGAGGACGTGCTTCCCGTGAATGAATAAAATATTGGCTTTCATAAAACTTGTCCAATTGACGCTTTGATATTTTTTTCATCGTGACAAAGTAACAGATACAATTTTAAGCGTATAGTTTTATTCAAGTTTATGGCCAGATAAAAATTGAACTTTTATTTTAAAACTTCTTCTGTGCGTTTACCTAAAACATAAAGACAGATTAAGCCCGGTATTGCCATTAACATACCACTGACAAAAAACTGCGCATAACCGGCATGTTGAACCGTAAGTAAAGTATGGGCTTGCATGTATTCAATTAATTGGCCGGCAAATCCTGAAAAAAATGTGCGCCCAAAAGAAGCCAAACTGGCAAATAAAGCATATTGGCTGGCTGTAAAACTTTTATTGGTTAATTTTCCCATCAAAGCCACCAACGCAGCTGTACCGATGCCACTGGACATATCTTCAAAAAACACTATACCTGCAAAAACCATTTTGGTTGTTACGTAAGCCAAGATTGCATAGGCCCCTGTTGATAATGCTTGCAAAATACCACCAACCCATAGACCTGCTTTATACCCAAAACGATAAATCACACCGCCACCAATAAAAAGTCCGGCCATGGTAGAGAAAAACCCAACTGTAGAACTGATAGCACCAATATCTTTATTGCTATAACCCAAATCTGCATAAAATGGCGAGGTCATTGATCCACAAATGGCATCACCAAACTTGTACAATAAAATAAACAATAAAATTAAAATCGCTGATTCTCTTTTAAAAAAATCAAGAAAGGGATGAACAACAGCCTGTGTTAAGGATGATACTTTTTTGCTGTAGTTTTCTGGCTCATCTGCCCAAAAAGTTACCAATAAACCCAAGAGGGCAAAGAAGGATAATAAACGAAACATTTGATTGAATGTCCAATTCCAGGTGTCAGCATCAACAATCCAGATACAAAAACCACTGGCCACCCACATGGCAACACGATA
This sequence is a window from Oligoflexia bacterium. Protein-coding genes within it:
- a CDS encoding alpha/beta hydrolase — its product is MRYLIFYILILLSLTACFPYQNLIHESSASAKKSPLNQFKHLKFKNRDLSYVYSNPDQHKNILVFVHGSPGSWKSFSYYLNSKKLKENFGLLVFDRPGYGTFIDQGSEKLLGSQAQMLNAILKKEFNLNHSITLIGHSYGGPLIAKMAIELADTLNINTLYFLAASMDPDLEKTKWFQYPAQWKIFKWLIPKPLVHCNEEILHLKQDLLKLKPQLKLLAKKNILVLHGNKDDLVPVENISYMQKHMHISNENITILNKANHFIPWSQSNLIIENLLNLIDKKNI
- a CDS encoding cation diffusion facilitator family transporter: MHMHSRHKSQRVLWLALFLNLFVSALKLIYGLWSSSLSVLADSVHSFADSGASIIGLVSIYFASQPEDDNHHYGHQKFETLAILIISSLITLTAWELFTHAIEKIIHGSEPKFHPIGLAIMLMTMTINILLSRYELRKAKEYNSDILHADAHHTASDFWISFSVLVGLVCVYYKIYWLDSLLTIFIALFLAYTAFKLFKETLLVLSDAAFINIDDIYEIAYSVKGVLKCYNIRTRGKKGSAFVDLSIRVDPKMTIYDAHKLAHIIEDKIKANIPGIYDVLIHTEPHVKEVHT
- a CDS encoding glycosyltransferase, yielding MKKISLIFSCFNEEHNPFFIKALKLYSSNKNLELICIDGGSTDKTLSIIEQYPNIIYASLANSSRAARLNLGLQYATGDIIILHHPRSILSLDAFKQLESLKSDTWGGFTHCFDHSGLLYSFTSWYSNHIRLRYKQIVYLDHCIFLHKQFLTYQPLFEDVKIFEDTLLSNKLKQYAKPILLPAISTTSSIRFKKNGLFKQALLNQIAKILFIVGIHPNSIDKLYEKNLSLNSRYQK
- a CDS encoding LOG family protein; this encodes MKKISKRQLDKFYESQYFIHSREARPLRILAEYLGPEEALAKEGVEDTIVFFGSARSIPLKEAKKEQKEFLNKLDKKNPTSLQAQKVHRLEKKVKLAQYYEDAVDLAKRLTQWTQKTHGKKQKYYICSGGGPGMMEAANKGAKQAKGRSIGLNISLPFEPNSNPYISPELNFEFHYFFMRKYWFAYQSKALVIFPGGFGTLDELAELMTLMQTQKIKRKIPVVIYGTEYWNDVMNMNAMADWGTISDKDIDLIHFTDTVEDAYQYLTKVLP
- a CDS encoding MFS transporter; the protein is MEKQKHSFKELLVLLLQKRMLVVLLLGFSSGLPIMVIYKTLKLWLRREGIDLSTIGFMSFLAVPYSWNFVWAFLLDRYTFFKSFGRRRGWLAITQIALALSFLALSFAQPQQSLTLIAIAGFLLCFFSATHDVAVDAYRNEILDESELGVGASFGVYGYRVAMWVASGFCIWIVDADTWNWTFNQMFRLLSFFALLGLLVTFWADEPENYSKKVSSLTQAVVHPFLDFFKRESAILILLFILLYKFGDAICGSMTSPFYADLGYSNKDIGAISSTVGFFSTMAGLFIGGGVIYRFGYKAGLWVGGILQALSTGAYAILAYVTTKMVFAGIVFFEDMSSGIGTAALVALMGKLTNKSFTASQYALFASLASFGRTFFSGFAGQLIEYMQAHTLLTVQHAGYAQFFVSGMLMAIPGLICLYVLGKRTEEVLK